The following coding sequences lie in one Miscanthus floridulus cultivar M001 chromosome 9, ASM1932011v1, whole genome shotgun sequence genomic window:
- the LOC136481071 gene encoding agglutinin-2-like, which produces MAWAASSAQLLFLFLLVSTCFLPTLSQQTNNSSVAVHSPLPQFSFSFNFTKPSSYDQSTDILLEGDAKVNGKLIDLTCDSFEQSSDYCTGRMSYRHPVPLYDDTTLASFSTSFTFQILFNKSLASMPPGDGIAFFLTGFPSSMPPRSEGQNLGLMSNDTAPYGPQQFVAVEFDTFYQNFDIPDPSYYHIGIDINSVRSKNTTMLPFPLEGNMTATVKFDNITQILVASLKWQWGFRRPPA; this is translated from the exons ATGGCCTGGGCTGCAAGCAGCGCGCAGCTTctgttcctcttcctcctcgtttCCACTTGCTTTCTCCCAACCTTATCCCAGCAAACTAACAATAGCTCTGTAGCAGTACACTCGCCACTTCCGCAGTTCTCCTTCAGCTTCAACTTTACCAAGCCATCCAGTTACGACCAATCAACAGACATCCTGCTCGAGGGCGATGCGAAGGTGAATGGCAAACTAATCGACCTCACCTGCGACTCGTTCGAGCAGAGCAGCGATTATTGCACGGGGCGGATGTCGTACAGGCACCCGGTGCCGTTGTACGACGACACTACCCTGGCGAGCTTCAGCACAAGCTTCACCTTCCAGATCCTATTCAACAAAAGTTTGGCGAGCATGCCCCCCGGCGACGGCATAGCGTTCTTCCTCACCGGTTTCCCGTCAAGCATGCCGCCACGCTCAGAAGGGCAGAATCTCGGCCTCATGAGCAACGACACCGCGCCCTACGGTCCACAACAGTTCGTCGCCGTCGAGTTCGACACCTTCTACCAAAACTTCGACATCCCAGATCCTAGCTACTACCACATAGGCATCGACATCAACTCCGTCCGCTCAAAGAACACCACAATGTTGCCCTTTCCCCTGGAAGGCAACATGACGGCGACAGTCAAATTTGATAACATCACCCAGATACTAGTTGCCTCCCTTAAG TGGCAGTGGGGTTTTCGGCGTCCACCGGCGTAG